The following proteins come from a genomic window of Fretibacterium sp. OH1220_COT-178:
- the hpt gene encoding hypoxanthine phosphoribosyltransferase: MSKIVNTEVVEEAGDKVNQEYRIGKVLFSSEEIAGRVSELAAQIASDARGKELLVVGILNGAVFFLSDLVRRMPEDLDVRVDFMSVSSYENATKSSGVVRILRDIGSSIEGRDVLIVEDIIDTGLTLSYLLELLHARRPASLRTCVLLDKSARREVAVHVDYCGFSLPDAFVVGYGLDCAGRWRHLPDIRAVEF; encoded by the coding sequence GTGTCGAAAATCGTGAATACCGAGGTTGTCGAGGAGGCTGGGGACAAGGTGAATCAGGAATATCGAATTGGCAAGGTGTTGTTTTCGAGCGAGGAGATCGCCGGGCGCGTCTCCGAGCTGGCCGCTCAGATTGCGTCGGATGCGCGGGGCAAGGAATTGCTTGTCGTCGGTATCCTGAACGGTGCCGTCTTCTTTCTGAGCGACCTCGTGCGGCGGATGCCGGAGGATCTGGACGTACGGGTCGACTTCATGTCCGTCTCGTCCTACGAAAACGCGACGAAAAGCAGCGGCGTCGTCCGTATTCTTCGCGACATCGGCAGCAGCATCGAGGGCAGGGACGTCCTGATCGTCGAGGACATCATCGACACGGGACTGACGCTCTCCTACCTTCTGGAGCTCCTGCATGCGCGCAGGCCCGCCAGTCTGAGGACCTGCGTGCTGCTGGACAAGAGCGCGCGGCGCGAGGTGGCCGTCCATGTGGATTATTGCGGTTTCTCGCTGCCGGATGCCTTCGTCGTCGGCTATGGTTTGGACTGCGCCGGAAGGTGGCGCCATCTTCCGGATATCCGGGCCGTGGAGTTTTGA
- the tilS gene encoding tRNA lysidine(34) synthetase TilS: MADRREDRDSLYRSAWGRLTPFERERERGRDIPYPLSLHSLAKRLERVGRRQGWLPPSGPVLAAVSGGGDSMALLWLLRTFYAGPVVAAHVNHGIRGAESDEDARFVRQAALGWGVEFREARVDVPGGARRGESLESAARRMRYEALSDLAEECGACGVALGHNREDVAETVLFNLLRGTGVRGSVGMPERRGIFFRPLLSLGREFLRDILRCRGFCWREDRSNEDLRHTRNFLRHSLLPLVEERVNERAVEHLAAFAEEMRAYREDEERRGTELLAAAGVEESGLPAGIARSRLAGLPDSDRVLLIRALARRLGLTALSRVRSLELARLLEGRERFSFAWGGGITVCGDARRVTWARSAAPRPEGGGLCRKS; encoded by the coding sequence ATGGCGGATCGGAGGGAGGATCGCGACTCGCTCTATCGTTCGGCGTGGGGACGCCTGACGCCCTTTGAGCGAGAACGGGAGCGGGGCCGGGATATCCCTTACCCGCTCTCCCTGCACTCCCTGGCGAAGCGCCTGGAACGCGTCGGGAGGCGTCAGGGCTGGCTGCCTCCCTCCGGGCCGGTTCTGGCGGCGGTATCCGGGGGGGGGGATTCCATGGCGCTGCTCTGGCTCCTCAGGACCTTCTATGCGGGGCCCGTCGTGGCCGCTCATGTGAATCACGGCATCCGAGGGGCGGAGTCCGACGAGGATGCGCGCTTTGTCCGTCAGGCCGCCCTCGGCTGGGGGGTGGAATTTCGGGAGGCCCGGGTCGACGTGCCCGGCGGCGCCCGAAGGGGGGAGTCGCTGGAGTCCGCCGCGCGGCGGATGCGTTACGAGGCCCTGTCCGACCTGGCCGAAGAATGCGGCGCCTGCGGGGTTGCGCTGGGACACAACCGCGAGGACGTTGCCGAGACCGTGCTCTTCAACCTTCTGCGCGGCACCGGAGTGCGCGGCAGTGTGGGAATGCCCGAGCGGCGAGGCATTTTTTTTCGTCCGCTCCTGTCCCTGGGGAGGGAGTTCCTCAGGGACATTTTGCGTTGTCGAGGGTTCTGCTGGAGGGAGGATCGCTCGAACGAGGATCTGAGGCACACGCGGAACTTTCTGCGCCACAGCCTTCTGCCTCTCGTGGAGGAGCGGGTCAACGAACGGGCCGTCGAGCATCTGGCGGCCTTCGCCGAGGAGATGCGCGCGTACCGCGAGGACGAGGAACGGCGCGGGACGGAGCTGCTTGCGGCCGCGGGGGTGGAAGAATCGGGCCTTCCTGCCGGAATTGCCCGGAGCCGTCTCGCCGGTCTGCCGGATTCGGACCGGGTGCTTCTGATCCGCGCGCTGGCGCGACGGCTGGGGCTGACCGCCCTCTCCCGAGTCCGGAGTCTTGAGCTCGCCCGCCTGCTGGAGGGCAGAGAACGGTTCTCGTTCGCCTGGGGCGGGGGAATAACGGTTTGTGGCGACGCCCGCCGGGTCACCTGGGCCCGTTCGGCGGCGCCCCGTCCCGAGGGGGGCGGCCTGTGTCGAAAATCGTGA
- the ftsH gene encoding ATP-dependent zinc metalloprotease FtsH, translating into MGRIVKNLGLYLILILLVVSVVNMFLTPEQVQKQHTEISYSSFLSELDGGRVRSLQIRNNTLPGESSSAVLKGEFKDGTRFLTYGVEVGNLAEVAAKKGAIVNIEAPQKTSWWVTMLSSLFPTLLLIGVWIFFLYNMQGGGGKVMSFAKSKAKLFLDNRPKVTFDDVAGCDESKEELQEVIHFLKDPAKFTKLGAKVPRGVLLLGPPGTGKTLLARAAAGEADVPFFSVSGSDFVEMFVGVGAARVRDLFDQAKKYQPCIIFIDEMDAVGRHRGAGLGGGHDEREQTLNQLLVELDGFEDDSSTILIAATNRPDILDPALLRPGRFDRHIVVDRPDVNGREAILKVHVRNKKLDDDVDLGVLARRTPGFVGADLENLVNEAALLSARHDREKIGMEEFEEGIERVMAGPERRSRLISDKEKKIIAYHEVGHAIVAKMLPESDPVHKISIIPRGHAALGYTLQLPEEDRFLTSRSDLLNRISILLSGRVAEELVFGDVTSGAANDLDRSTRTARQMVTELGMSERLGLVKLGRKHEEIFLGRDISEDRDYSEEVAYAIDQEVKAIIDSCYAKAKEILTEKRELLDRIAAVLLEREVLDGKEFDALMNGEELPPKPERRNGNGSVSKTEEASSESVSGAEEPRGDTEETAETAVAEGEVPPLPENRTDGLPKDGLVG; encoded by the coding sequence TTGGGTCGAATAGTAAAAAATCTGGGCCTTTACCTGATCCTCATTCTTCTGGTGGTCAGCGTGGTCAACATGTTCCTTACCCCGGAACAGGTCCAGAAGCAGCACACCGAGATCAGTTACAGCTCTTTTCTGTCGGAGCTCGATGGGGGAAGGGTCCGCAGCCTTCAGATCCGCAACAACACGTTGCCGGGCGAATCCAGCTCCGCCGTCCTGAAGGGGGAGTTCAAGGACGGCACCCGTTTCCTGACCTACGGGGTGGAGGTCGGAAATCTGGCGGAGGTGGCGGCCAAGAAGGGGGCAATCGTCAATATCGAAGCGCCCCAGAAGACCTCCTGGTGGGTTACGATGCTCTCCTCCCTGTTCCCGACCCTCCTGCTGATCGGCGTCTGGATCTTCTTCCTCTACAACATGCAGGGCGGCGGCGGGAAGGTGATGTCCTTTGCCAAGAGCAAGGCCAAGCTCTTTCTGGACAACCGTCCGAAGGTGACGTTCGACGACGTCGCGGGATGCGACGAGTCGAAGGAGGAATTGCAGGAGGTCATCCACTTCCTCAAGGATCCGGCGAAGTTCACGAAGCTGGGGGCCAAGGTGCCGCGCGGCGTGCTGCTGCTGGGACCTCCCGGTACCGGTAAGACGCTTCTGGCCCGTGCGGCGGCGGGCGAGGCGGACGTGCCCTTCTTCAGTGTGAGCGGCTCGGATTTCGTCGAGATGTTCGTCGGCGTGGGGGCGGCTCGTGTGCGCGACCTGTTCGACCAGGCCAAGAAGTACCAGCCCTGCATCATCTTCATCGACGAGATGGACGCCGTGGGGCGGCACAGGGGCGCGGGACTCGGCGGCGGTCATGACGAGCGCGAGCAGACCCTGAACCAGCTTCTCGTGGAGCTCGACGGCTTCGAGGACGACAGCAGCACGATTCTGATCGCCGCGACGAACCGGCCGGACATTCTGGATCCGGCACTGTTGCGCCCGGGGCGTTTCGACCGGCACATCGTGGTGGACCGTCCGGACGTCAACGGCCGCGAGGCGATCCTGAAGGTGCATGTTCGGAACAAGAAGCTGGACGACGACGTCGATCTGGGGGTGTTGGCCCGGAGGACGCCGGGTTTCGTCGGCGCGGACCTCGAGAACCTCGTCAACGAGGCGGCTTTGCTGTCCGCCCGGCACGACAGGGAGAAGATCGGCATGGAGGAGTTCGAGGAGGGGATCGAGCGCGTGATGGCCGGCCCCGAGCGGCGCAGCCGCCTGATCAGCGATAAGGAGAAGAAGATCATCGCCTACCACGAGGTGGGGCATGCGATCGTCGCCAAGATGCTGCCGGAGAGCGACCCCGTGCACAAGATCTCGATCATCCCGCGCGGGCACGCCGCGCTGGGCTATACGCTCCAGCTGCCGGAGGAGGACCGCTTCCTCACGTCCCGCTCGGACCTGCTGAACCGCATCAGTATCCTGCTCAGCGGCCGCGTCGCGGAGGAGCTGGTCTTCGGCGACGTCACCAGCGGAGCGGCCAACGACCTGGACCGCTCCACCCGGACGGCGCGCCAGATGGTGACGGAGCTCGGCATGAGCGAGCGGCTGGGGCTGGTCAAGCTGGGGCGGAAGCACGAGGAGATCTTCCTGGGACGCGACATCTCCGAGGATCGGGACTACAGCGAGGAGGTGGCTTATGCCATCGACCAGGAGGTCAAGGCGATCATCGACTCCTGTTACGCGAAGGCCAAGGAGATCCTGACGGAGAAGCGGGAACTTCTGGACCGGATCGCCGCCGTCCTGTTGGAGCGGGAGGTCTTGGACGGCAAGGAGTTCGACGCTCTGATGAACGGGGAGGAACTGCCTCCGAAGCCGGAGCGGCGGAACGGGAACGGCTCGGTCTCCAAGACGGAGGAGGCTTCCTCCGAGTCCGTTTCCGGGGCGGAGGAGCCCAGGGGGGATACGGAGGAAACCGCCGAGACGGCGGTCGCCGAGGGAGAGGTGCCCCCTCTGCCGGAGAACCGGACCGACGGTCTGCCCAAGGACGGCCTTGTGGGCTGA
- a CDS encoding lytic transglycosylase domain-containing protein produces the protein MLKKFFETKVCRLACAALLALLCGVHGVEAADTPMYDLFWRRAWAAMDKAYASKRDASPREHALMANALRLRGKWTEAVAVLEAHGASFPQSVRPYADMTLLLGYERTGRTEEALALSERLWRSAPKDLRYYIASAQYRLRKDGEPRAVQVALERMLQAADTKERRIYVLSRLVRLPGDRTAQALSLLKLQAGNKAAAEVLSLHKKPWPQSVRVALGVYAHLKKDDKTAVERLASVPIASAEGRRAAYYRAWSLHRLKRRAEALALWGSLAEAGNAYAESSVRRIGILARDDKKDAVPVLERIVKARKGKPQARALLVLSGLVDEDQKGKLEDRLLRGYPDTAYAFEVLWRRGWASLNAKNPSEAVRLWRQAYAPGSDASRKARILYWIAHAERAAGKAAEAEKTLDALARNHPLSIYTFMGRPGTIKILDGENPALASKPRDLELWGFVLYARLRLQAPGTSARDLYRSLKLARWLGLEEAYEQARRMTGLMTSGTTLYRSDLEALYPRPFRTQVEKACGTYGVENHFVWAVMRQESAFKPRATSWAGASGLMQLMPGTAKGEAKRMGLKQYNIYDIADNIAMGTSHLAWLSKSFARKDWVMAAYNAGSGNARKWLKDGRDKMSPDRWIEEVRFNETCDYVQKVSGNLAVYRMLYGTEELASGDIAVPAAEDAPEAAPLEDETETVD, from the coding sequence GTGCTGAAAAAATTCTTTGAGACGAAGGTCTGCCGGCTCGCCTGTGCGGCGCTGCTGGCGTTGCTTTGTGGGGTCCATGGGGTCGAGGCGGCGGACACCCCGATGTACGATCTCTTCTGGCGGCGCGCCTGGGCTGCCATGGACAAGGCCTATGCCTCGAAGCGGGATGCCTCGCCCCGGGAGCATGCCCTGATGGCGAACGCTCTGCGCCTGCGCGGCAAGTGGACCGAAGCGGTCGCCGTTCTGGAGGCTCACGGCGCCTCCTTCCCCCAGTCGGTTCGGCCCTATGCGGATATGACGCTGCTTCTGGGGTACGAGAGGACGGGGCGGACGGAGGAGGCCCTTGCCCTCTCCGAGCGGCTTTGGAGGTCCGCGCCGAAGGACCTGAGATACTACATCGCCTCGGCTCAGTATCGTCTCCGGAAGGACGGAGAGCCCCGAGCGGTGCAGGTGGCCCTGGAGCGGATGCTCCAGGCCGCGGATACGAAGGAGCGCCGAATTTATGTTCTCTCGCGGCTTGTCCGCCTGCCGGGGGATCGGACCGCGCAGGCCCTGAGCCTCCTGAAGCTTCAGGCGGGCAACAAGGCGGCTGCCGAGGTCCTGTCCCTGCATAAGAAGCCTTGGCCTCAGTCGGTCCGGGTTGCCCTCGGGGTCTATGCCCATCTGAAGAAGGACGACAAGACGGCGGTCGAACGGCTGGCGTCCGTCCCGATCGCCTCTGCGGAGGGCCGGAGGGCCGCGTATTACCGTGCCTGGTCCTTGCATCGGCTGAAACGCAGGGCGGAGGCGCTGGCCTTGTGGGGGTCCCTGGCCGAGGCCGGCAACGCCTACGCGGAGTCGTCCGTGCGGCGCATCGGAATCCTCGCGCGGGACGACAAGAAGGATGCCGTCCCTGTGCTGGAGCGTATCGTCAAGGCGCGCAAGGGCAAGCCTCAGGCCCGTGCTCTGCTGGTGCTCAGCGGCCTTGTGGACGAGGACCAAAAGGGGAAGCTGGAGGACCGGCTGCTTCGGGGGTACCCGGACACGGCCTACGCCTTCGAGGTGCTCTGGCGCCGGGGCTGGGCGAGCCTGAACGCCAAAAACCCCAGCGAGGCCGTCCGTCTCTGGAGACAGGCTTATGCGCCCGGCTCCGATGCCTCGCGGAAGGCCCGGATTCTCTATTGGATCGCCCATGCGGAGCGGGCCGCAGGCAAGGCGGCCGAGGCCGAAAAGACCCTGGACGCCCTGGCCCGCAACCATCCTCTCTCCATCTACACCTTCATGGGCCGTCCCGGGACGATCAAAATTCTGGACGGGGAGAATCCCGCATTGGCTTCCAAGCCCCGGGATTTGGAGCTTTGGGGGTTCGTCCTCTACGCGCGGTTGAGGCTCCAGGCCCCCGGGACCTCGGCGCGGGATCTCTATCGTTCCTTGAAATTGGCTCGCTGGCTGGGGCTGGAGGAGGCCTACGAACAGGCACGCCGAATGACCGGCCTGATGACCTCGGGAACGACCCTTTACCGTTCCGATCTGGAGGCGCTTTATCCCCGCCCCTTCCGAACCCAGGTGGAGAAGGCCTGCGGGACCTATGGGGTCGAGAACCATTTCGTCTGGGCCGTCATGCGGCAGGAGAGCGCCTTCAAACCCAGGGCCACGAGCTGGGCCGGGGCGTCGGGGCTGATGCAGCTCATGCCGGGGACGGCCAAGGGCGAGGCCAAGCGCATGGGGTTGAAGCAATACAATATCTACGACATTGCGGACAACATCGCGATGGGGACCTCGCACCTGGCCTGGCTGAGCAAGTCCTTCGCCCGTAAGGATTGGGTCATGGCCGCCTACAATGCGGGGTCCGGCAACGCGCGAAAGTGGCTGAAGGACGGCAGGGACAAGATGTCCCCCGATCGCTGGATCGAGGAGGTCCGTTTCAACGAGACCTGCGACTACGTCCAGAAGGTGTCCGGCAATCTGGCGGTCTATCGTATGCTGTACGGCACGGAGGAACTTGCGAGCGGGGACATCGCCGTTCCTGCGGCGGAGGACGCCCCGGAGGCCGCTCCCCTCGAAGACGAGACGGAGACCGTGGACTGA
- a CDS encoding transporter substrate-binding domain-containing protein: MRKSGRAFGGFAVFTLWAVLVLLAGASQGAEKLTGIDQLKDQKLAAQRGTIGHFLAEDLLGEDSKALLTTYEKYVDAIAALRQGKVRAVIMDEAPAQRFLRSVENLALMHESLSEESYAIGFRKGNTELRERVDEALAAMKADGTLAAIIDKYNGDFSVKPEDIDLNKGARGGKLIMGTEAGFAPYELKVGSGYIGIDIEMAAGIAKRLDKELVIENMNFDALPMAVSSGKVDMICAGITVTEDRKKNMDFSANYVEGARQVAVVRADDYEAPAGK, translated from the coding sequence ATGAGAAAATCGGGGAGGGCTTTTGGAGGTTTTGCCGTGTTCACCTTGTGGGCGGTGCTGGTGCTTTTGGCCGGCGCTTCCCAGGGTGCGGAAAAGTTGACGGGCATCGATCAGCTGAAGGATCAGAAGCTGGCGGCGCAGCGCGGTACGATCGGTCATTTTCTGGCCGAGGACCTGCTGGGCGAGGACAGCAAGGCGCTGCTGACCACCTATGAGAAGTACGTGGACGCAATTGCGGCACTGCGTCAGGGGAAGGTTCGGGCGGTGATCATGGACGAGGCCCCGGCCCAAAGATTCCTGCGAAGTGTGGAAAACCTGGCCCTGATGCATGAGTCGCTCTCCGAGGAGAGCTACGCGATCGGCTTCAGGAAGGGGAACACGGAACTTCGTGAGCGGGTCGATGAAGCCCTTGCCGCGATGAAGGCGGACGGAACCCTGGCGGCCATCATCGACAAGTACAACGGCGATTTTTCCGTCAAACCGGAGGACATCGACCTGAACAAGGGCGCCAGAGGCGGCAAATTGATCATGGGGACGGAGGCCGGCTTCGCTCCCTACGAGCTCAAGGTGGGCAGCGGTTACATCGGCATCGACATCGAGATGGCGGCAGGGATCGCCAAGCGTCTGGACAAGGAATTGGTGATCGAGAACATGAACTTCGACGCGCTCCCCATGGCCGTGTCCTCCGGCAAGGTCGACATGATCTGCGCCGGGATCACCGTCACCGAGGATCGGAAGAAGAACATGGATTTCTCGGCCAACTATGTCGAGGGAGCCAGGCAGGTGGCCGTGGTCCGGGCGGACGACTACGAGGCCCCCGCGGGAAAATGA
- the uvrB gene encoding excinuclease ABC subunit UvrB: MRKDFVLHSDWPASGDQPEAVEALTKGLNRGDRFQTLMGVTGSGKTFTMANVVAAVNRPTLVLAHNKTLAAQLYSEFKMFFPENAVHYFVSYYDYYQPEAYIPSSDTYIEKDASVNERIERLRLAATKALIERRDVLVVASVSCIYGLGKRENYENAIFSFAEGDRWEHRAFLQHLMENYYERNDTVLEAGKFRVRGDTIEIFPAYDENCIRVTFFDDEIERVDLVNPLTGKLVERMPEASIFPAQHYVTQTDAIERSKPLIEAELARMEERFANEGKFLEAQRIRMRTRYDLEMLSEVGYCSGIENYSVYLDGRNIGDPPGTLVDFFPRDFLMIVDESHITLPQVRGMYNGDRARKTVLVDNGFRLPSCLDNRPLEWHEFEGHLHTAVFVSATPGDYELEHSTQVVEQVIRPTGIPDPEVVVLPAKGQIDDLIERLRTVAEKGERALVLTLTKRSSEDLADYLRELKFKVRYIHSELNTFERAELIRDLRKGDVQVLVGINLLREGMDLPEVTMVAILDADREGYLRSYRSLIQIMGRAARNVDSTVYLYADAETESIRRAVEETERRRRKQMDFNEKHGIVPRNIEKEVKSLLPQELLEAYSLDGPGRGDRKPDEAPKLSVAELERAMWEAVERLDFERAATLRDLIAESRGGAPEETGRGRMPSPRAGGRRRKRP; this comes from the coding sequence ATCCGTAAAGATTTCGTCCTGCACTCGGACTGGCCCGCATCGGGCGACCAGCCGGAGGCCGTCGAAGCCCTGACGAAGGGGCTGAACCGCGGGGACCGCTTCCAGACGCTGATGGGCGTCACGGGGAGCGGCAAGACCTTCACCATGGCCAACGTCGTGGCGGCGGTCAACCGGCCCACCCTGGTTCTGGCGCACAACAAGACGCTCGCGGCCCAGCTCTACAGCGAGTTCAAGATGTTCTTCCCGGAAAACGCCGTCCACTACTTCGTCAGCTACTACGACTACTATCAGCCGGAGGCCTATATCCCGTCCAGCGACACCTACATCGAGAAGGATGCCTCCGTCAACGAACGCATCGAACGGCTTCGGCTGGCCGCGACCAAGGCTCTGATCGAGCGGCGCGACGTCCTGGTCGTGGCCAGCGTCTCCTGCATCTATGGCCTGGGCAAGCGCGAGAACTACGAAAACGCCATCTTCTCCTTCGCGGAGGGCGACCGCTGGGAGCACCGCGCCTTTCTGCAGCACCTGATGGAGAACTACTACGAGCGCAACGATACGGTGCTGGAGGCCGGGAAGTTCCGCGTCCGGGGCGACACCATCGAGATCTTTCCCGCCTACGACGAGAACTGCATCCGCGTCACCTTCTTCGACGACGAGATCGAGCGGGTGGACCTGGTGAACCCGCTGACGGGCAAGCTGGTGGAGCGGATGCCGGAGGCGTCCATCTTCCCCGCCCAGCACTACGTCACCCAGACGGACGCCATCGAGCGCTCCAAGCCCTTGATCGAGGCGGAGCTGGCCCGGATGGAGGAGCGCTTCGCCAACGAGGGCAAGTTCCTGGAGGCCCAGCGCATCCGGATGCGCACGCGCTACGACCTGGAGATGCTCTCCGAGGTGGGGTACTGCTCGGGAATCGAGAACTACTCCGTCTACCTCGACGGCAGGAACATCGGCGATCCGCCCGGCACGCTGGTCGACTTCTTCCCCCGGGATTTTCTGATGATCGTGGACGAATCCCACATCACGCTGCCCCAGGTGCGGGGCATGTACAACGGCGACCGCGCCCGCAAGACGGTCTTGGTGGACAACGGGTTCCGTCTGCCCTCCTGCCTGGACAACCGTCCGCTGGAGTGGCACGAGTTCGAGGGACACCTGCATACGGCGGTCTTCGTCTCCGCCACGCCGGGCGATTATGAGCTGGAGCACTCCACGCAGGTCGTGGAACAGGTGATCCGCCCCACCGGCATTCCGGACCCGGAGGTGGTGGTTCTGCCCGCCAAGGGGCAGATCGACGACCTGATCGAGCGCCTGCGCACGGTGGCGGAAAAGGGAGAGCGCGCACTGGTGCTGACCCTGACGAAGCGCTCGTCCGAGGACTTGGCCGACTACCTGAGGGAACTCAAGTTCAAGGTGCGCTACATTCACTCGGAGCTGAACACCTTCGAGCGCGCGGAGCTGATCCGCGATCTGCGCAAAGGGGACGTCCAGGTGCTGGTGGGCATCAATCTGCTGCGCGAGGGCATGGACCTGCCCGAGGTGACGATGGTCGCGATCCTCGATGCGGACCGCGAGGGGTATCTGCGGTCCTACCGGTCCCTGATCCAGATCATGGGGCGCGCGGCCCGAAACGTGGACAGCACGGTCTACCTCTATGCCGATGCGGAGACGGAGAGCATCCGCAGGGCCGTGGAGGAGACGGAACGACGCCGCCGGAAGCAGATGGATTTCAACGAGAAGCACGGCATCGTCCCGCGCAACATCGAGAAGGAGGTCAAGAGCCTTCTCCCGCAGGAGCTGCTGGAGGCCTACTCGCTGGACGGCCCCGGACGGGGGGACCGAAAGCCCGACGAGGCCCCGAAACTGTCGGTGGCGGAGCTGGAGCGCGCGATGTGGGAGGCCGTCGAGCGGCTGGATTTCGAACGCGCCGCGACGTTGCGCGACCTGATTGCGGAGTCCCGCGGCGGGGCGCCGGAGGAAACGGGAAGGGGCCGCATGCCGAGTCCGAGAGCCGGAGGCCGCCGCCGAAAAAGGCCGTGA